TTTTATTGTCGGCGACGTCATTTAGCGTTTATGTCGGCCTACGAGTTTAGGCAAACTTTTCTGACGCTGACTTGGGTTACCATAGCCTTGAGTCGTTTTTACTGGCTTCTTATTGATCGTGACCAGACATAAATTCATCAATACTTCGCCATTTAGGCTGACGTCAACAGATGCTACCAGATAAAGGGCGGACAAGGGGAATTTGATTGAACAGCGCATTGACCGCTAAAGAAGGATGACTACCTACTACTCACAACGTGATTTGGTCCTTTTTCAAACTGCAAATATcttcaaatttaatttcattttgattcCTACATCTTGCCTATGGCAAAATAACGATATTAAGCAGTTACCAAAAGTGTCTTGGTTAGAAAAATAACAGAAAGGCCATAGAGTAACACATATTTGCAAATATATTACTATAATAACGGTTCAAAAGAGTTCCTATTACAAGTTTAGCCATTTGGATtacaatttcaaaatgttaaaaaaaaacccaaaacactGTAAATTTCGGCGCAACTAGAAACCTTTGACTGgctattttcaaaatatacaaaaaatggctttattaaaattcaaacaattatTTGCGCTTACGCAACCTTTAGACCTTGACCCCAATTTCGCCGGGTGCAAAGATCTTGACGTTGCGATCGTTGACCTTGTAGAGCACTTCCTTGCGCGTCTCCTCGCAGGCATAGTTCCCTTCGTCCAAAACGCGTTCGATTAGGAGCTTGCCATCAACCTCACGGAAGACACCGCTCTTTAATCGCAACACCTGGATGCGCACCTGTCCGAGCTTGGCCACATTGTTATCCGTGAGCTGGTAAATGTCGCTGTTGCTAAGCTTCGTGATCACCGTCAGGTTTTCACGCTCCTTAGCGAGGGCAGCCAGATCCTGGCAGAACTGCTGAACCTGAAGCTTGCTCGCTCCCAAATTGAACAATATGGATAGATTGTCGATCAGAACCGTGTAGGAATTGCGACTGGCGTAGTTGCTCTCCACCTGGGCCCGAATATCCTCCACCAGCTGCTCGGTTAAAGTCTGACCCTCGGTATTTCTTAGCCATTTGGAGGCCAAGCCCTCGCCGGCCATGTCGCTCAGAACATCGATAACACCCAGGGTTTTTCCCTGGAAAATGTTCGTATTATAGCCTAGCCTCATGCCAGCATTGAAGTAATGCTGGTAGTGATGCTGCAAGCAGACGAGTAGAGTTCCAGCGTTGGAGATGCGTAACCTCTGACCCAAAATGCAGCTGATGAGAAAGCTGCCATCCACATTGGACTCCTCGCTGATGTGAACAAATCCTGGCAATTTCTGCTCATTGAGTCCACAGGCTAGCAGGACTGAGGTGGCCATTGTTTCGATCTAAAATAGCATAAAAAGAACAGCCATGAGTCAATTTGCAAATGTCAAATGTGGAGTTCATTAATTAAGTGCGCAgttatttctttgttttttttctacGGGTCAAGTCACGTGGCGACCAAGCCAATGAGGTTCAAAACACTTGAACGGGGCCAACAACTTCAAATTTATTGGCCAAAATCGGGgagggaaaatgaaaaaggagGGAATTTCCATCTTGTCACTTCATCATTGCTGTCAGCGGCACACGTGGCCACCATTCAAGAAATTGTACTTAATACACAAAGAGAGAATAAATACACCAAATTTGGTACACcattggtattttcggtataacttgACTAAAAAAGGTCAGAAAGCTAAAACagtaacattttttttactcctaattaccaatactaacaAACTAAATCACGTTTTGATCAACTGTCTTACTAGCTTTTAGTATTTAGATAGTATGATATGAGAAATTATCAGTGAAATTAtatgataaataatatttaaatattttggaagtaatgtatgtatacatagaattttattttagatcAAAAAGTGACCTAAAATGTcctaataaatttgtattgttatatacaaatttaaaaaatatgataaaagaaaacattatTTTCCTATCCGGAGATCGAACCCGCATTTTtggcaataaaatgaaaaaagtggCAATAATACCCCTGAGCTAAAATACCGTTGTGAGAAGCGCCGGCAAATGCCCAGGTAGGCTCCAAATGCTTATGAAACTCCCCTTTGAGGGGTGAAAAGCTTGCTGCCAAAGCTTTGTGGGGCTACTTTTATAGAACACTACCAGAGTTATTTTTCATAgtatttaatcaaaatttaaCACCAGGTATAGAGTTGCTAAAATAGCTGAGAGATACAAATTAGTGATAATGGTGGGACATGCTACGAAAACGTGcgagaaaatatttaaataagaatTAGGCGTTATGGTAATACAAGTTGGAGAAAATATTTGCCCATTCATTTTCGCTATGGACTCTTATCACGGCCAAGATTACCGGCATCAGATTTTCCGCTTAGAAGCGTTAACTGCTCAAAgtgcagacaaacaaaaacattctAATTAAACCTTGACTTAAAGGCGCATTACACACGCAATCTAAAGGCAATCGATTTAATTAggcacaaaataaaaatgtttcgtTAATTTGAGGTCCAATGATTAATGTGTGGCGATAGACACACGCTCGGATTTTCTTGAAATTACATAAATGTTCCGTGAATGGAAAATTTGACTCATTTGCACATGGCATTTTCATGATTACTATCCCATGACCGGTATGGAAAGTACGCCATTGATGGGATACCAGATATTACCAGGGCTTTCAATTACACTGTAATCCCCGTGTGTTATGATTTCTTATGCCAAGCGATACCATCTTCGtagcactcacacacaaagcTTGAAGAGTCATTGCGTTGTCAATAAAAAGCTCTCACCAGTTGTTTAATGTTGACGCGCGACCCAGACTCAATGGGTGTACCGCTCGCGTACCGCtttctctcgctctcgctctctctcgcAGTGTCGCCCCGCTGACCGCCAGTCACTGACTAACCCGGTCGATCCCGCTCCGGCATCGAGAATCAAGTCCCCGTATCCCGGTGACAGTCCCAGTGCCAAAACACTTCCGAATCGCCCGCCTTGACCGCGCTAAAGAGCAGACCTTTTCGAATTCGGAGCGCATTGACACACTttaaacaatatatgtatatatcaacTTCtatgaaattattaaaaataattattttactCATTGCTCGTTACCTTAGTTCGATTTTCAGATTGTTGACCACCGTATACTATATtaaaaatctttgaaaaatACTCATGAGATAATAACCTTTTTTTATCTAAACTTTATGGAGTTGAAAATATAACTTTGTAAAATTATGTCAAATAAACCCAGGAATCTTTCAATGAGTTTGTTTGTGtaatacaattttgttttaaagatctttcaaattgcaaattaaatatatgtaaaatggAGTAAAACATTTAagttatttacaattttttcaaaaaggGTCTTACAAAAATGTTATAGCAATTCGGATGTTGCTATCGCTGCcatatttttttgagtgtgcGGTCGGACTGTTGCCAGCAGTTGTGCGGGATCTGGCGCGCTAACGACTGCGGCGACGATCAGTCCGCTTTCGGTGCTCAAGCGTTGCGTTTCGTTtgcctccagcagcagcagcaaaacccTGACCAATCCCATTTCCCGAAACCCAGACCAGTTTGTGTGGACAACGATGACGTGCTGAGGTCgatctctctccctctctctatCTGGCTCTCCCTCTAAAACGCGCTCTTTTGGTGTGCCAAAAATTATAaagctatttatttaatagttTTCTTCGTGGAAAGCAGACCAACAACACCCGGAAAATCGGAGGCGGCGTTTTCTTGTTCAAGGTAAATATGCCATCAGCTGTGGCCAGAATTcccctccttttttttttgcttcattAGCACTTtagcaattgcaattgcagtgcagttttattattcaatttgCAAGGCAAACATGCGGCTTCGAAATGGGCAAACACCCGTAGAGATAGTGTTTCAGTCGGATTAGTGAATTATCACGCGATGTTTCGTGCCACGAAAGGTTATAGAACGATCGGAATAGTCTGTCAAAAAATCAGCTGTTTATGAGTAGTAAAATCCATTATCAACTAATTATTTTTGGGGGCTCGGTAAAGCGCGAAAATCAACTACAGAACTGATCAACTGATCATGTGATGTTCGTTATTAATTCGACTTTGACCACTGCCagtcatttttatattcagATAAAATtcagccaaaaaaaacaaacaaacaaaacaaaaagtgaaaataaaataatacgaGAAGAGAATGAATTTCGTTCTGCATATAATTTATGAAGCACTCGACGCACGTGGTTGTTCCCAAACAAAAATAgtaattgaataaataaatattggcGGGCTGTTCACAGAAACACAGAATCTAACACATGCCAGCAATAATGTTGTGCACCGGGATTTCGATCGATAGTAAACATGTTATCTATCTATAAACACGCCCCGGTAACCGGGTCCACTTGATAAGGCAGGGCCAACAAACAAGCCTATAAAGACTGTTACCCCCGGGTCTCGGGTTTATAAATGGCAGCAAGACAATCGACAGAAAGAGCTATTGGCCGATATGGATACCAACTGTACACACGCCTAATTGTAACCGAATGCCCTTGACTTTCATTGTAAGCCAAGTCAATAATACCGTTTGAAAATGGCAATTTCTATGATATAAAATTGGTATCTGATGTAAATCTCTGATTGATAACTGGAATATTCAATCGGTTAGTTAAATACAATTTCAAGAATTGAACATTCATAAATTGAATGGGTTCATGTTTAATCTGAAAAAGTAATGGCAAAGGTCTTGGACTCCTGCGATCtgagattaaaaaaaaacgatcgGATATTATTATAACTATAATTTACGAAATCCAAAGATATATAATAGACAATTCATTATTTGGAAAGTAAAAGATGGATTTAGTTGTTCAAagatttcaaaataatttttataaaactaacGCGGTCAAAAATAATACCACTAGAATTAGATTTAGAAGTAAATAAATAGCCAAAAAAACTAGAGCGCCAATCCCTTAATCATGTCAATATGCCATTTTGCCGAGGAAGAGTATAGAAAACAGATAGTCGAACTTGCTCTCAAATCGATTCATTTTGTTGGTCCGAATTCCGCATTACCTCACTCCAAACATGAGATCATGACCGATTTGCTGGCAATTGTTGCCAAAagatataaacaaaatgtaaacagaACTGGAGACGCttataaacaaatgaaattggCAAAATTGCAGATGGACGCTGCCCGGCAATGGCGACTTGTTGCGCAAGCTTGTGGGCCGCCAAAACTGAGTTCAATTACTCACCTGTGGATTTGGAGGACTTCCGGGCTTAGATTTCTCTTTACTAGCGGCAAGGGATTCACTTTTTCGGTTTAGTTTACgaaacaaatatacaaatttgacATGAAAAACATGTTGTAGGTGCTAGTATGACCGTAATTTCATACCGATCAGCTGTTTTGCAGGTCTGAAAAGAGTGCTGTTAAGCGCAGCAATACCGCTGTTGTGCGTTAACGAATGTTATCCGAGTGCAACGGCATTAACACATATATCAATGTTCTTTTTCGAAGggaaaaaatatatctttttataatattaataatttcattaagaTGCACCAAAAGTAACGAGAGgaaacaaattaatataattaaatcattttggcTTATATAAACTAATTTACATACTCATGCATTTGCTGCTTAAGTGAAGTCTTTACTTCattcaaaaaaattatcttggcttaatatttattgaaatgtgtttattaaaatgtGACTACgccatattttcattttgcatttttttgcatttttggctAACCCTTATAACGAGTGAGTAATTAACTAACATTATTGGggttaaataataaaatgagcTTTAGAAAAGTCATTCAATTTGAAGAAGGTGCTACTTACATTTTCATAGTGGTTAATGAACAGTAAAAGTCtcgaaacaaaattattttgtacCAGAATTATTTCTTACCCTAATACCCCATGATTAACATTTTCGACTACGCCCAAGACAACAGTTACCAACATCTAGCCGCCGAAAGCTTTCCAGCTAAGCTTTCCCGCAACCGCCCAGATGTTTTATCTGTTAGTCCTTCAATTCCGTCAGTTCCTTATAGCCCCACCGGCATGACATAACACAGCCGACCCACTGAAAATGCCGCCCATCGAAAGAGATACGACTTAGCCGCCCTATTACATTTGCAATAGGTACAGGAAATCCTTTTAATTCGGCATccaaataatatacatatctCTTCTACCACCTTCTAGCTAAAGATACACAACTAAGGATACACCCAAAATGACGCAACCAAAGAGGAAATCCAGGTGGTTCTTTGGCGGCTTGGCGAGCGTGGGAGCCGCCATGGTGACCCATCCACTCGACCTCATCAAGGTCACGCTGCAGACGCAACAGGGTCACCTGTCGGTGGTCCAGTTGGTCCCGAAACTGGCCCGCGAACAGGGAGTACTCGTCTTCTACAACGGCCTTTCTGCCTCAATGTTGCGCCAGATGACCTACTCCACTGCGAGATTCGGGGCGTACGAGGTCGGAAAGGAGTACGTCAATACGGACACCTTCGGCGGCAAGGTGGCCCTTGCAGGCGCATCCGGTCTCATCGGAGGAATTGTGGGAACTCCGGCGGACATGGTCAACGTGCGCATGCAGAACGACGTGAAACTGCCGCCGCAACAACGACGCAAGTAAGTGGTATTTCTTTCAATTTGTTCTTAGATTTTACTAAGGCCCTTTCAAAGTAAGTTATCCTAAAGCTACAGTTATTTCGATTATTTGAGGCATATATTATAAATCACGCGGAACTTTGGGTGCTTTAGATGCTTCTAGTTACTCCAACTTTTCGAATTCTGGTATTTCAGCTACAACAATGCGTTCGACGGACTGATAAGGGTGTACCGCCAGGAAGGATTCAAGCGACTCTTCTCTGGCGCCACCACAGCGACTGCCCGTGGAATCCTGATGACGATTGGCCAGATTGCATTCTACGACCAGACGAAGATCTACCTGCTGGCCACGCCGTATTTCCAAGATAACCTGGTCACGCACTTCA
This genomic stretch from Drosophila yakuba strain Tai18E2 chromosome 3R, Prin_Dyak_Tai18E2_2.1, whole genome shotgun sequence harbors:
- the LOC6536946 gene encoding uncharacterized protein LOC6536946, with the translated sequence MATSVLLACGLNEQKLPGFVHISEESNVDGSFLISCILGQRLRISNAGTLLVCLQHHYQHYFNAGMRLGYNTNIFQGKTLGVIDVLSDMAGEGLASKWLRNTEGQTLTEQLVEDIRAQVESNYASRNSYTVLIDNLSILFNLGASKLQVQQFCQDLAALAKERENLTVITKLSNSDIYQLTDNNVAKLGQVRIQVLRLKSGVFREVDGKLLIERVLDEGNYACEETRKEVLYKVNDRNVKIFAPGEIGVKV
- the LOC6536947 gene encoding mitochondrial dicarboxylate carrier; the encoded protein is MTQPKRKSRWFFGGLASVGAAMVTHPLDLIKVTLQTQQGHLSVVQLVPKLAREQGVLVFYNGLSASMLRQMTYSTARFGAYEVGKEYVNTDTFGGKVALAGASGLIGGIVGTPADMVNVRMQNDVKLPPQQRRNYNNAFDGLIRVYRQEGFKRLFSGATTATARGILMTIGQIAFYDQTKIYLLATPYFQDNLVTHFTASLVAGTIATTLTQPLDVLKTRSMNAKPGEFKGLWDIVKHTAKLGPLGFFKGYVPAFVRLGPHTIITFVFLEQLRLNFGTLS